The window TCGGTCCGAAGGGTATGGACAAAATGCTTGTTGACAGCCTTGGAGATGTTGTTATTACCAACGATGGAGCCACCATTCTCGACAGGATTGACCTCCAGCACCCTGCTGCTAAGATGATGGTTGAGGTCGCCAAGACCCAGGACAAGGAGGCTGGCGATGGAACCACCACTGCCGTTGTCATCGCTGGTGAGCTCCTCAGGAAGGCCGAGGAGCTCATCGA of the Thermococcus sp. CX2 genome contains:
- a CDS encoding TCP-1/cpn60 chaperonin family protein, with the translated sequence GPKGMDKMLVDSLGDVVITNDGATILDRIDLQHPAAKMMVEVAKTQDKEAGDGTTTAVVIAGELLRKAEELI